Proteins encoded in a region of the Teredinibacter purpureus genome:
- the dcd gene encoding dCTP deaminase, with amino-acid sequence MSIKSDHWIRRMAENEGMIEPFEPGQVRYDSNDKRLISYGTSSYGYDVRCSNEFKIFTNVHSAVVDPKNFDANSFVDIQSDVCVIPPNSFALARTVEFFRIPRSVLTVCLGKSTYARCGIIVNVTPLEPEWEGHVTLEFSNTTPLPAKIYANEGVAQMLFFESDEPCETSYKDRGGKYQGQTGVTLPKT; translated from the coding sequence ATGAGTATTAAATCCGACCATTGGATTCGCCGAATGGCAGAAAATGAAGGCATGATCGAGCCATTCGAGCCGGGCCAAGTGCGTTACGATAGTAACGATAAACGGCTTATTTCTTACGGAACATCCAGCTACGGCTACGATGTTCGTTGCTCCAATGAGTTTAAAATTTTTACCAACGTCCACTCTGCAGTTGTAGACCCTAAAAATTTCGACGCGAACAGTTTTGTCGATATTCAAAGTGACGTGTGTGTCATTCCGCCAAACTCGTTTGCATTGGCTCGTACGGTAGAATTTTTTCGTATTCCTCGTTCGGTCTTAACGGTGTGCTTGGGTAAATCTACTTACGCGCGTTGCGGTATTATCGTGAATGTAACGCCTTTAGAGCCCGAGTGGGAAGGCCATGTTACCTTGGAGTTTTCCAACACCACGCCATTGCCGGCAAAGATATACGCGAACGAAGGCGTTGCTCAAATGTTGTTTTTTGAAAGCGACGAGCCGTGCGAAACCTCGTATAAAGATCGCGGTGGGAAGTACCAAGGCCAAACAGGTGTAACCCTTCCAAAAACCTAG
- a CDS encoding SpvB/TcaC N-terminal domain-containing protein: protein MPENELCRAVKSFPVNGINRVVAALFSVCLSAFAFGDTLNENAYEVYYGDFNDDGRAGDVYYHRKDTFVLIHGEIAIPLSVANEGSYVVYEGSNGTVTELVLSKSSLGNYTLGELNSDYYFTDTNGDGLPDIVAVALGTSGQSVTLLGSDTGVLTATINERPPENIESPPSARIATSAIVTAEERIAIDKLQSLGGSFRVDESGAATYSIPIVAPAGSAGVAPGISLNYSSMAGNGIAGKGWSLGGFGSISRCRQTLFQDGASKPISWGQTIVFV from the coding sequence ATGCCAGAGAATGAACTTTGTCGCGCAGTAAAAAGTTTTCCTGTAAACGGAATTAACCGTGTAGTCGCGGCATTATTCTCGGTATGCCTCTCCGCCTTTGCCTTTGGCGACACGCTAAATGAAAATGCATACGAAGTGTATTATGGCGATTTTAACGATGACGGCAGGGCGGGCGATGTTTACTACCACCGCAAAGATACTTTTGTATTAATACACGGTGAAATCGCCATACCACTCTCCGTTGCCAACGAAGGTAGTTATGTTGTTTACGAAGGCTCGAACGGAACAGTAACCGAACTTGTGTTATCAAAATCCAGCCTCGGCAATTATACGCTGGGTGAATTAAACAGCGATTATTATTTTACAGACACCAATGGCGATGGCCTGCCCGATATAGTCGCCGTAGCGCTCGGAACATCTGGTCAGTCGGTGACATTGCTGGGGAGTGATACGGGTGTTCTCACTGCAACTATCAATGAAAGGCCTCCAGAAAATATTGAATCTCCACCGAGCGCACGTATTGCAACAAGTGCAATAGTAACGGCTGAGGAACGCATCGCTATCGATAAGCTTCAATCTTTAGGGGGTTCGTTCAGGGTGGATGAAAGTGGTGCGGCTACCTACTCAATACCTATCGTTGCTCCTGCTGGTTCGGCGGGTGTTGCACCTGGAATCAGTCTTAACTATTCCAGTATGGCAGGCAACGGTATTGCCGGTAAAGGGTGGTCATTGGGTGGGTTTGGGTCAATTTCCCGATGCCGTCAAACGCTTTTCCAAGATGGCGCCTCGAAGCCTATTTCTTGGGGGCAGACGATCGTTTTTGTTTAA
- a CDS encoding IS66 family transposase, with product MNDVAKLEKENELLREELARRDVQVESLKEQIRLFLHKKFSASSEKISPDQLGLFNEAESLAEDVSTEDESVTTTVKSHERKCKPHLGGHPQHIQKRLLHVLPHYDCRHTELPLGNVHSPAQSRSIE from the coding sequence ATGAATGACGTGGCGAAGCTAGAAAAAGAAAATGAATTATTGCGAGAAGAGCTTGCAAGGCGTGATGTGCAAGTAGAATCGTTAAAGGAACAAATCCGTCTTTTTCTTCATAAAAAATTTTCCGCTTCCAGCGAAAAAATATCACCAGATCAACTCGGCCTCTTTAACGAGGCTGAATCTCTCGCCGAAGATGTATCCACTGAGGATGAATCGGTAACAACAACCGTAAAATCGCACGAGCGAAAATGCAAGCCGCATCTGGGCGGGCACCCACAGCATATCCAAAAACGACTTTTGCATGTTCTACCCCATTACGACTGTAGGCATACCGAACTTCCGTTGGGAAATGTTCACTCTCCAGCACAGAGTAGAAGTATCGAATAG
- the tnpB gene encoding IS66 family insertion sequence element accessory protein TnpB (TnpB, as the term is used for proteins encoded by IS66 family insertion elements, is considered an accessory protein, since TnpC, encoded by a neighboring gene, is a DDE family transposase.), translated as MPYQHAVTAFYDSSAQSRMIKWSNSINVYLHRDPVDFRKAINGLSLIVSDDMALSPFDRAIFVFCNKRRSQLKVLYWDETGFVLWQKRLEKEKFKWPKRSSSETIKIDSEQWHWLLRGFDITQIKPHKQLIYSAVG; from the coding sequence ATGCCCTACCAGCATGCCGTTACAGCCTTTTACGACTCTAGTGCACAGTCTCGCATGATTAAGTGGTCAAACTCCATCAACGTTTATTTGCATCGAGACCCTGTGGACTTCAGAAAAGCCATTAACGGTCTATCGTTGATCGTATCAGATGATATGGCGTTATCGCCTTTTGACCGCGCCATTTTCGTTTTCTGTAATAAGCGCCGCTCTCAGCTCAAAGTACTTTATTGGGATGAAACAGGCTTCGTTCTCTGGCAAAAGCGCTTAGAGAAAGAGAAGTTTAAATGGCCAAAGCGCTCAAGTAGCGAAACCATAAAAATCGATAGTGAACAATGGCATTGGCTATTACGCGGGTTCGATATCACACAAATAAAACCTCATAAGCAGCTCATCTATAGTGCTGTAGGATAG
- the tnpA gene encoding IS66 family insertion sequence element accessory protein TnpA codes for MRKYRKYDWPKLIVDFEASDKTQTQFCKERDINSRYFNQQLHKHRNQDKTKFIELEVEPQQTATAKTSLIIVVGRCKIECPTSMPLQPFTTLVHSLA; via the coding sequence ATGAGAAAATACCGTAAATACGATTGGCCAAAGCTAATTGTAGATTTTGAGGCTAGCGATAAAACCCAAACTCAATTTTGCAAGGAGCGTGACATAAACTCACGCTATTTCAATCAACAGCTACATAAACACCGCAACCAAGATAAAACCAAGTTCATCGAGTTGGAGGTCGAGCCGCAGCAAACGGCCACCGCAAAAACCAGCCTAATAATCGTCGTAGGTCGATGTAAAATCGAATGCCCTACCAGCATGCCGTTACAGCCTTTTACGACTCTAGTGCACAGTCTCGCATGA